In the genome of Candidatus Limnocylindria bacterium, the window CGAAGAACAGCTGGAAGGCGACCGCGCCGGCGAAGAAGGTGCACTCGTCGTCTCCGAAGGACGTGGCGACGGCGCGCACGTCGCGGACGAGAGCCCTGAGCGAGGTCAGGATGCGGCGTCGCTCTTCGGCGCCGACTTGTCCGGCGCCTTTGTCTCGGACTTCGTGTCGTTCTTCGTCTCGCTCTTGGTCTCTGTCTTGGTATCGGTCTTGGCGTCCGTTTTCTTGTCGCTCTTCTTGTCGGTCGTCGAGGCGGTGGTGTCCGAGCTCTTGTCAGTCCCCCGGCTGTCGGTCTTGTACCAGCCCGAGCCTTTGAAGACGATCGCCGGAGTGGAAATCAGGCGCCGCGGCTTCTTGCCGCAATTGGGGCACTTCTCGAGTGCCTC includes:
- a CDS encoding FmdB family zinc ribbon protein; protein product: MPIYDYRCDHCGHVFSAVQSFSHEALEKCPNCGKKPRRLISTPAIVFKGSGWYKTDSRGTDKSSDTTASTTDKKSDKKTDAKTDTKTETKSETKNDTKSETKAPDKSAPKSDAAS